A window from Mytilus galloprovincialis chromosome 8, xbMytGall1.hap1.1, whole genome shotgun sequence encodes these proteins:
- the LOC143043242 gene encoding uncharacterized protein LOC143043242 produces the protein MESDLYMYHVIDESQMVESCDKPKKPNVYLDVVSSSVSDSSDIEDKTKDTNEYLHPYHSLVGKKDSHDYEGKSNFHDKTEDGYLHPYNALLEKRKSVKHDYEKGVIRTNGSNSSSSTSSLPNSDKEGYMHMYQQLEKEMKRKSHQYEISAEINITAGRSNSFNTTVNINSTAAHNGKCIIKDELKLPTTMSSMSKLLDQENYRNIKEDDCKTKGQTL, from the coding sequence ATGGAAAGTGACTTGTACATGTATCACGTGATTGACGAAAGTCAGATGGTAGAATCATGTGACAAACCGAAAAAACCAAACGTTTACTTAGACGTTGTAAGTTCGTCTGTTAGTGACTCTTCAGACATTGAAGATAAAACTAAAGACACTAATGAATATCTACATCCGTATCATTCATTGGTGGGAAAAAAAGATTCTCATGATTAtgaagggaaatcaaatttccatgATAAAACAGAAGATGGATACCTCCATCCGTATAACGCATTACTAGAAAAACGGAAGTCCGTAAAACATGACTACGAAAAAGGTGTCATACGCACTAATGGGAGCAATTCCTCATCTTCGACTTCATCACTTCCGAATTCCGATAAAGAAGGATATATGCACATGTATCAGCaattagaaaaagaaatgaaaaggAAATCACATCAGTATGAAATTTCTGCTGAAATAAACATAACAGCTGGAAGGTCAAATTCATTTAACACTACAGTGAATATTAACAGTACAGCAGCCCACAATGGCAAATGTATAATAAAAGACGAATTGAAATTACCGACTACAATGTCATCCATGTCAAAATTACTTGACCAGGAAAACTACCGAAATATAAAAGAGGATGACTGTAAAACAAAAGGCCAGACACTTTGA